Proteins from a genomic interval of Rhodothermus marinus:
- a CDS encoding efflux RND transporter permease subunit → MNKLIQFTLRNRLLMLVLGALIMGAGYYSYTTLPVDAFPDVSPSLVQVFTVTEGLAPQEVEQYVTYPIEAAMNGLPDVERIRSISNFGLSVVNIYFKDGTDIYFARQLVNERLQEVRAEIPEGFGTPQLGPISTGMGLILFYYLDDTTGKYSLTELRTIQDWLIKYHLQTVPGVTEVLGIGGFEKQFHVNVDPEALLKYNLTINEIIERIEANNLNVGAQFLEKNDEEFIVRSVGLATGVNDLRNIVIKTVDGTPIYLHDVADVRIGGAIRRGVQTRNGLGEVVAGMVIKLYGSNASTVIGRVEQRLAEINKMLPEGVRIVPYYEQKTLVQAAVHTVTSALIQGILLVILVLVAFLGSWRPSVVVALSIPFSVLFATLGMKHFGISANLMSLGGLAIAIGMMVDGTIVMIENVDRLLRTADPDEPRLHVIARACMEVARPIVFAISIIVIVFLPLFTLQGVEGKTFRPLAYTTAMAMFGSLLFALLLAPTLSSLLMKRPRKERTRPPLAERILTRMMEAYRPVVTYFVHHRKKAVMLAAGLLVVGASVFPFLGSEFTPTLQEGTMVLRLTMAPSISLEAAKEMALRVERKVMQIPEVTGTVTRIGRGEVGAHTDPINSAEMYILLKPRDEWRVDTQEELEVLIRQSLGEIPGVLTNFTQPIQMTVDELLEGVRAELAIKLFGEDLQTLKEKADEIAAVVQRVRGAADVQPDQIAGKPQLRIRVDREAIARYGLNVEDVQRTVRAAIGGEEAGQIFEGVRRFDIYVRYTPEHRTTVEDVRNLLIPSPENERLRIPLEEVALIEEIVGPRQITRENNQRFITIQANVVGRDIGTFVQEAQQAIDAQVDLPPGYYVTWGGQFRLQQEANKRLMVVIPITLLLIFILLYSSFNSLKNSLLILLNIPLALVGGIVALALTGQNLSVPASVGFIALFGIALENGMVLVTYLNKLVRDGIPIDEASIEGALLRLRPVLMTALTTSLGLIPLLATGTGSEVQRPLATVVIGGLVTSTILTLLVLPALYKWFAIEPEAL, encoded by the coding sequence ATGAACAAGCTGATTCAATTTACGCTCCGTAACCGCCTGCTCATGCTCGTGCTGGGCGCCCTTATCATGGGGGCGGGTTACTACAGCTATACCACGCTGCCCGTCGATGCCTTTCCGGATGTCTCTCCTTCCCTGGTCCAGGTATTTACCGTTACGGAAGGGCTTGCCCCACAGGAAGTAGAGCAATACGTAACCTATCCCATCGAGGCCGCCATGAACGGCCTGCCAGACGTGGAACGCATCCGTTCCATCTCCAACTTCGGCCTGTCGGTCGTCAACATTTACTTCAAAGATGGTACGGATATCTACTTTGCCCGGCAGCTGGTCAACGAACGCCTGCAGGAAGTGCGTGCCGAGATTCCCGAGGGCTTTGGTACGCCCCAGCTCGGTCCTATTTCCACCGGCATGGGCCTCATCCTGTTTTACTACCTGGACGACACCACGGGAAAGTACTCCCTTACGGAGCTGCGTACCATTCAGGACTGGCTGATCAAATACCACCTGCAGACCGTCCCGGGCGTTACCGAAGTGTTGGGTATCGGGGGGTTTGAGAAACAGTTCCACGTGAACGTGGATCCCGAAGCCCTTCTCAAATACAATCTGACCATCAACGAGATTATTGAGCGCATTGAAGCCAACAATCTGAACGTTGGGGCCCAGTTCCTTGAAAAGAACGATGAAGAATTCATCGTCCGGTCGGTGGGGCTGGCCACCGGGGTGAACGATCTCAGAAACATCGTCATCAAGACGGTTGACGGCACCCCCATCTACCTCCACGATGTGGCCGATGTACGCATCGGAGGGGCCATTCGCCGCGGGGTGCAGACCCGCAACGGTCTCGGGGAAGTGGTTGCGGGCATGGTGATTAAACTCTACGGGAGCAATGCTTCCACGGTTATCGGGCGGGTAGAACAGCGACTGGCAGAAATCAACAAAATGCTTCCGGAGGGGGTCCGTATCGTGCCCTACTACGAGCAGAAGACCCTGGTACAGGCCGCCGTTCATACGGTAACCAGTGCGCTGATTCAGGGGATTCTGCTGGTTATTCTGGTACTGGTGGCCTTCCTGGGAAGCTGGCGTCCCAGTGTGGTGGTTGCCCTCTCCATTCCCTTTTCTGTCCTGTTTGCCACACTGGGCATGAAACACTTCGGTATATCGGCCAACCTCATGTCGCTGGGCGGCCTGGCCATTGCCATCGGTATGATGGTCGACGGCACCATTGTCATGATTGAAAACGTCGACCGTCTGCTCCGCACCGCCGATCCCGATGAACCCCGTCTGCACGTGATTGCCCGGGCCTGTATGGAAGTGGCACGGCCCATCGTCTTTGCCATCTCCATCATCGTGATCGTATTTCTTCCGCTGTTTACCCTGCAGGGCGTCGAGGGTAAGACGTTTCGCCCGCTGGCCTACACGACGGCCATGGCCATGTTCGGCTCCCTCCTCTTTGCGCTCTTGCTGGCCCCCACCCTCTCCAGTTTGCTCATGAAACGTCCACGAAAGGAGCGCACGCGCCCTCCGCTTGCCGAGCGTATCCTCACGCGCATGATGGAGGCCTATCGTCCCGTGGTAACCTACTTCGTCCATCACCGCAAAAAGGCCGTGATGCTTGCCGCTGGATTGCTGGTCGTAGGAGCTTCCGTTTTTCCCTTCCTGGGCTCGGAATTTACCCCTACCCTGCAGGAAGGGACCATGGTCCTCCGGCTCACCATGGCGCCTTCCATTTCCCTGGAGGCGGCCAAAGAAATGGCCCTCCGGGTAGAGCGTAAGGTGATGCAGATCCCTGAGGTAACCGGTACGGTTACACGCATCGGGCGAGGTGAAGTGGGCGCCCATACCGACCCCATCAACAGCGCCGAGATGTACATCTTGCTCAAACCCCGTGACGAGTGGCGTGTGGATACGCAGGAAGAACTGGAAGTGCTCATACGGCAATCGCTCGGAGAAATTCCGGGGGTACTGACCAACTTCACCCAGCCCATCCAGATGACGGTGGATGAACTCCTGGAAGGCGTACGCGCCGAACTGGCCATCAAACTCTTTGGCGAGGATCTTCAAACCCTCAAAGAAAAAGCTGACGAAATCGCCGCGGTGGTCCAGCGGGTACGAGGCGCGGCCGACGTACAGCCGGACCAGATTGCCGGAAAACCTCAGCTCCGCATCCGTGTGGACCGTGAGGCCATCGCCCGCTACGGGCTGAACGTAGAGGATGTGCAGCGCACGGTACGTGCGGCCATTGGCGGTGAAGAAGCCGGGCAGATCTTCGAAGGCGTGCGGCGGTTTGATATCTACGTGCGGTATACCCCCGAACATCGCACGACGGTGGAGGACGTGCGGAATCTGCTTATTCCCTCTCCCGAGAACGAGCGTCTGCGCATTCCCCTGGAAGAAGTCGCCCTCATTGAGGAAATTGTGGGCCCCCGGCAGATTACCCGTGAGAACAACCAGCGGTTTATCACCATTCAGGCAAACGTGGTCGGCCGCGATATCGGCACCTTCGTTCAGGAAGCCCAGCAGGCCATCGACGCACAGGTTGATCTGCCGCCGGGGTACTATGTAACGTGGGGCGGCCAGTTCCGCCTGCAGCAGGAGGCCAACAAGCGGCTGATGGTCGTCATACCTATCACGCTGCTGCTGATCTTTATCCTGCTCTACTCCAGCTTTAATTCGCTCAAGAACTCGCTTCTTATTCTGCTGAATATTCCGCTGGCCCTCGTGGGAGGCATTGTGGCCCTGGCACTGACCGGGCAGAACCTCTCCGTGCCCGCCTCGGTGGGGTTCATTGCCCTTTTCGGTATTGCCCTGGAAAATGGTATGGTACTGGTTACCTACCTGAACAAGCTCGTTCGCGACGGCATCCCGATAGATGAGGCCTCCATTGAAGGCGCACTGCTTCGTCTGCGTCCGGTACTTATGACGGCCCTTACCACCTCCCTGGGCCTGATCCCGCTGCTGGCCACCGGGACCGGGAGCGAAGTGCAGCGCCCGCTGGCTACGGTCGTCATCGGCGGACTCGTTACGTCCACGATCCTGACCCTGCTGGTTCTCCCTGCACTCTACAAGTGGTTCGCCATTGAACCCGAAGCTCTCTAA
- a CDS encoding efflux RND transporter periplasmic adaptor subunit: protein MNRYPALLIVLTIAFLTGCGDEPETSPTPATEHAEEMVTLPLEVLQDYGVVLDTARAGTITVTVALPGEIKVNEDRLVHVVPRVPGIVQQAFYTVGDRVQQGARMALLESRELAELQGAYLAALERYKLARANAEREARLFRQNIASEQEYLEAQQQLAEATIELQIARQKLLALGFSQAYVDSLPQLPEEQLARYELRAPLSGIVVDRHLALGEALEANDVAFTIADLRTVWIDLSVYPRDLPRIQAGQPVTIQLGHGLPVIKTRIRFVRPILGEETRTAIARAVVRNPEGLYKPGTFVTGQIEVGSIQADIVVPKTAILYMNEQPVVFVYTGEGFKPVPVTIGLENDTLVQLTGGLRPGDVYVRKGGFVLRAELEKSEMEEGHGH from the coding sequence ATGAACCGGTACCCTGCACTCCTCATCGTACTCACCATCGCCTTCCTGACCGGATGTGGCGATGAACCCGAAACCTCCCCCACCCCAGCGACCGAACATGCCGAAGAAATGGTAACGCTGCCCCTTGAAGTCCTTCAGGACTACGGGGTGGTTCTGGATACGGCCCGCGCCGGCACGATCACCGTAACGGTGGCGTTACCCGGCGAGATCAAGGTCAACGAAGACCGGCTCGTGCATGTAGTCCCCCGTGTACCCGGTATCGTGCAGCAGGCTTTTTACACGGTGGGCGACCGGGTTCAGCAGGGGGCACGCATGGCCCTGCTTGAAAGCAGGGAACTGGCCGAACTACAGGGAGCCTACCTTGCGGCACTGGAACGCTACAAGCTTGCCCGCGCCAATGCCGAACGTGAAGCCCGGCTCTTCAGGCAGAATATCGCATCCGAGCAGGAATACCTGGAAGCCCAGCAGCAACTGGCCGAAGCCACCATTGAACTGCAGATTGCACGGCAGAAACTCCTGGCCCTGGGCTTTTCGCAGGCGTATGTCGATAGCCTTCCGCAGCTTCCGGAAGAACAACTGGCAAGGTACGAACTGCGAGCCCCCCTCTCCGGCATTGTCGTCGACCGGCATCTTGCCCTCGGGGAAGCGCTTGAGGCCAACGATGTGGCCTTCACCATTGCCGATCTCCGGACCGTGTGGATTGACCTGAGTGTGTATCCCCGCGATCTCCCGAGGATACAGGCCGGTCAGCCCGTAACCATTCAACTGGGTCATGGGCTTCCCGTTATCAAGACGCGCATTCGTTTTGTGCGTCCCATCCTGGGCGAGGAGACCCGCACAGCCATTGCCCGGGCCGTCGTACGTAATCCGGAGGGACTGTACAAACCCGGAACGTTCGTGACGGGCCAGATCGAGGTGGGTAGCATTCAGGCGGACATTGTGGTACCCAAGACGGCTATCCTCTACATGAATGAGCAGCCGGTCGTGTTCGTGTATACCGGCGAGGGATTCAAACCCGTACCGGTAACCATAGGCCTGGAAAACGACACCTTGGTACAGCTTACGGGTGGCCTGCGCCCCGGGGATGTGTATGTACGAAAGGGTGGGTTTGTCTTACGTGCCGAACTGGAGAAAAGCGAGATGGAAGAAGGCCACGGTCATTAA
- a CDS encoding TolC family protein: protein MRYVVYLCIWIACYALPAFAQSSPPDTLRLEQALQQALQEHPAAQTAQWRTEAAKGQIRQAGLWPNPVIEVEAEEWSSGQSPGGLFYRLSQDVLLGRKLHRQVQFARRTYEATQYEAFVVQLTVAQQLTEAYFNALVARRRMQLAEQLSGLATRLYATITSMVEAGKLSPVEQQRVRVEKSRAEAQYLEARRSYDVARSQLAAALGQPILPDVVLEDVLDTLRTPPPYDRLAEKLRAHPLLQQLEALQQAAQARERLERARRWPDIGITVGTQQLADTPKRFLTVGFTLPIPLFHRNQGAIQAARATYQATVAEWKNARIALETSLQATYSRLLATYRELQLLKQEALPAAEQAYEAIREGYQQGKFNVLDVLDSQRTFFEIEMQYVDVLARYHRTYIQLQALTGQLLPFSSSN, encoded by the coding sequence ATGCGGTATGTCGTGTACCTGTGTATCTGGATAGCGTGCTATGCACTTCCAGCCTTTGCACAGTCCTCACCCCCTGATACCCTGAGACTGGAGCAAGCCCTCCAGCAGGCACTGCAGGAACATCCTGCGGCACAGACCGCCCAGTGGCGCACAGAAGCAGCCAAGGGGCAGATCCGGCAGGCGGGCCTGTGGCCCAACCCTGTCATAGAGGTAGAAGCTGAAGAATGGTCGTCCGGCCAATCGCCTGGAGGCCTGTTCTATCGTCTGTCCCAGGACGTACTCCTCGGACGCAAATTACACCGTCAGGTCCAGTTTGCACGCCGAACGTACGAGGCCACGCAGTACGAAGCCTTTGTGGTCCAGCTCACCGTGGCCCAACAGCTCACGGAGGCCTACTTCAATGCGCTTGTGGCCCGCCGGCGAATGCAACTTGCCGAGCAGCTATCCGGCCTGGCCACCCGCCTGTACGCCACCATTACCTCCATGGTAGAAGCGGGCAAGCTATCGCCTGTGGAGCAGCAACGTGTTCGGGTAGAGAAAAGTCGGGCCGAGGCCCAGTACCTTGAAGCGCGTCGGTCCTATGATGTCGCCCGGAGCCAGTTGGCGGCCGCACTCGGTCAGCCCATCCTCCCTGATGTGGTGTTAGAGGATGTACTGGATACCCTGCGTACGCCTCCCCCCTACGATCGCTTGGCAGAAAAACTGCGGGCCCATCCGCTGCTCCAGCAACTGGAAGCATTGCAGCAAGCCGCACAGGCCCGGGAGCGCCTTGAACGTGCCCGGCGCTGGCCCGACATCGGCATCACGGTAGGCACCCAACAGCTTGCCGATACCCCCAAACGGTTCCTGACGGTTGGTTTTACCCTGCCCATTCCGCTGTTTCATCGAAATCAGGGGGCCATTCAGGCGGCACGTGCCACGTACCAGGCAACCGTGGCCGAGTGGAAAAATGCCCGGATTGCCCTCGAAACCTCCCTGCAGGCAACCTATAGCCGCCTGCTTGCAACGTATCGCGAACTCCAGCTTCTGAAGCAAGAGGCACTACCTGCGGCTGAGCAGGCCTACGAGGCCATTCGTGAGGGCTATCAACAGGGCAAGTTTAACGTGCTCGATGTGCTGGATAGCCAGCGCACGTTCTTCGAGATCGAGATGCAGTACGTGGACGTGCTGGCACGCTATCACCGCACCTACATCCAGCTCCAGGCCCTGACCGGGCAACTGCTGCCGTTTTCCTCTTCCAACTAA
- a CDS encoding multicopper oxidase family protein, with the protein MRSRRSFLKQFALGSTVLGLGGGGLLLEGCSRLAPAEGATLPSFVPLSGRGGAQRYRLVAEVGEVEVGPGEVYRTWLYNGQFPGPEIRVREGDVLEVEVENRLPEGTTVHWHGLPVPNAMDGVPGLTQDPIPPGEIFLYRFTAGPAGSYLYHSHVGLQLDRGLIAPLVVEETTPHVAYDREYTVVLDDYLPGDPEPLTGVMMGPRMMRRRGMMGGVVTPPYRGLLVNGRLPSAPVTFEVKQGERVRFRLMNPSGATTFRVALAGHRMWVTHTDGRPVEPYEVDSLYIAMGERYDVVVEMNHPGAWNLMALPVEVQAPPARAVVRYAGVQDADPPLRALPEGLRRGRVLNLSRLVSVELENTAPVRPDRVFRMTLSGGMMGGRWTINGQAYPDADPLLIEEGMHVGVQMFNMSMMLHPMHLHGHFFRTGRILKDTLTVRPHMGRGSFVFRADNPGRWFFHCHNVYHLEAGMAREFRYTSS; encoded by the coding sequence ATGCGTTCCAGAAGATCTTTTCTGAAACAATTTGCGCTCGGAAGCACCGTTCTGGGGCTGGGAGGTGGGGGATTGCTCCTGGAAGGGTGTTCCCGCCTGGCGCCGGCCGAGGGTGCTACGCTTCCCTCTTTTGTGCCCCTGTCCGGCAGGGGCGGAGCACAGAGGTACCGGCTTGTGGCCGAGGTGGGCGAGGTGGAGGTGGGGCCCGGCGAGGTCTACCGGACCTGGCTCTATAACGGTCAGTTTCCCGGTCCGGAGATCCGCGTGCGAGAGGGAGATGTCCTTGAGGTGGAGGTGGAGAACCGCCTTCCGGAGGGTACCACCGTGCACTGGCACGGCCTCCCCGTGCCCAACGCCATGGACGGCGTGCCGGGGCTGACGCAGGACCCCATTCCTCCGGGCGAGATCTTCCTTTACCGGTTTACGGCCGGACCGGCCGGAAGCTACCTCTACCACAGCCATGTGGGGCTGCAACTGGACCGTGGCTTAATTGCCCCCCTCGTGGTGGAGGAGACAACCCCTCACGTGGCCTACGACCGGGAATACACCGTGGTACTCGACGACTATCTGCCCGGTGATCCGGAGCCGCTTACGGGCGTGATGATGGGGCCACGCATGATGCGACGTCGGGGTATGATGGGCGGGGTGGTAACGCCACCCTACCGGGGATTGCTCGTCAACGGGCGTCTGCCCTCCGCACCGGTGACCTTCGAGGTAAAGCAGGGCGAGCGCGTGCGGTTTCGGCTGATGAATCCCTCGGGGGCCACGACCTTCCGGGTGGCGCTGGCGGGCCACCGGATGTGGGTCACGCATACGGATGGGCGACCCGTGGAGCCCTACGAGGTGGACAGTCTGTACATCGCCATGGGCGAGCGCTACGATGTGGTCGTCGAGATGAACCACCCGGGCGCATGGAACCTGATGGCCCTACCCGTGGAGGTGCAGGCCCCGCCGGCACGGGCTGTCGTGCGGTATGCCGGCGTTCAGGATGCCGATCCGCCGCTGCGTGCCCTGCCGGAGGGACTTCGTCGTGGGCGTGTGCTGAACCTCTCACGCCTGGTCTCCGTGGAGCTGGAGAACACGGCGCCCGTACGGCCCGATCGCGTGTTTCGCATGACGCTCTCCGGAGGCATGATGGGAGGCCGCTGGACCATCAACGGCCAGGCCTACCCCGATGCCGACCCCTTGCTGATTGAAGAGGGGATGCATGTGGGCGTGCAGATGTTCAACATGAGCATGATGCTCCATCCCATGCACCTGCACGGGCACTTCTTCCGTACGGGACGCATCCTGAAGGATACGCTGACCGTCCGGCCTCACATGGGGCGTGGCAGCTTTGTCTTCCGGGCGGATAATCCAGGCCGCTGGTTCTTCCACTGCCATAACGTGTATCATCTCGAGGCCGGCATGGCGCGGGAGTTTCGCTACACCTCTTCGTGA
- a CDS encoding class I SAM-dependent methyltransferase → MARTAPFDQYPERYDAWFDRHEMAYRSELEALRKLWPPEARETLEVGVGTGRFALPLGIRLGVEPSETMRRVAEARGLTVVPGTGEALPFEDHRFDAVLMVTTLCFLDDPARAFWEIHRVLKPGGYVVVGFIDRESHLGKTYEREKVRNPFYREATFYSTSEVLDLLCEAGFRHVAMVQTIFTFPDRMTRPDPVEPGYGRGAFVALRAQKPAPDHEEV, encoded by the coding sequence ATGGCCCGCACCGCACCCTTTGACCAATACCCCGAGCGCTACGATGCCTGGTTCGACCGCCACGAAATGGCCTACCGGTCCGAACTGGAGGCCCTCCGGAAGCTCTGGCCTCCGGAGGCACGGGAAACGCTGGAGGTGGGCGTGGGAACCGGACGGTTTGCCCTCCCGCTGGGCATCCGCCTGGGGGTGGAGCCCTCGGAGACCATGCGGCGTGTGGCCGAGGCACGCGGGCTTACCGTCGTGCCCGGCACCGGCGAGGCCCTGCCCTTTGAGGACCATCGGTTCGATGCCGTACTCATGGTCACCACGCTCTGCTTCCTGGACGATCCGGCAAGGGCCTTCTGGGAAATCCACCGCGTGCTGAAGCCCGGGGGATACGTTGTGGTGGGATTCATTGACCGGGAGAGCCACCTCGGGAAGACCTATGAACGGGAAAAGGTCCGTAATCCCTTCTACCGGGAGGCCACCTTTTACAGCACCTCCGAGGTCCTGGACCTCCTCTGCGAGGCGGGCTTCCGGCACGTGGCCATGGTGCAAACGATCTTCACGTTCCCCGACCGGATGACCCGTCCCGATCCCGTGGAACCGGGCTACGGGCGGGGCGCCTTCGTGGCCCTCCGCGCACAGAAACCGGCCCCGGATCACGAAGAGGTGTAG
- a CDS encoding copper resistance system multicopper oxidase encodes MKNIPSSRNRREFLQALLALGVTAGLEALLPPYARAIPRVMGPPEPVEGPRIFELELREVPFTVGGKTGHATAINGTVPGPLLRFREGEEVILRVTNRLKEDSSIHWHGLLVPFDMDGVPGVSFPGIRPGETYEYRYRVRQHGTYWYHSHSGLQEQTGIYGPIIIDPEGPEPYPYDREYVVMLSDWTFENPMRVLSNLRKYPGYYNFQRRTLLDLPEEIREKGLKAAIQDRLAWGRMRMDVRDLVDITGATYTYLMNGRAPGDNWTALFKPGERVRLRFINAAADSFFDVRIPGLRMTVIQADGQYVQPVVVDEFRIGIAETYDVIVEPKEEQAYTIFAESLDRSGYARGTLAPQEGMEGPIPPRRKPPYRSMKDMGMMHGDMEGMSHGNMQGMSHGGHGMMMGGMAMAGKDSQPPGMPPAPRAHPKDRHSPTNAAIPMMTFSRLHEPGIGLGQDGWRVLVYTDLKTLYPREDFRPPTREIEMHLTGNMERFLWSIDGKAYSEAPEPIEIKYGERVRLTLVNDTMMEHPMHLHGMWMELENGHGRWIPRKHTVIVKPAERLSVLITPDEPGPWVFHCHILYHMEMGMFRVFQVLEPKAETSDEKYT; translated from the coding sequence ATGAAAAATATACCATCCTCACGGAACCGCAGAGAATTCCTCCAGGCGTTGCTGGCCCTGGGGGTTACGGCCGGACTGGAGGCGCTGCTTCCACCCTATGCCCGGGCCATCCCCCGGGTCATGGGGCCTCCAGAGCCCGTAGAGGGTCCCCGTATCTTTGAACTAGAACTCCGGGAGGTCCCCTTTACCGTGGGCGGTAAGACGGGACACGCCACGGCCATTAACGGCACGGTGCCGGGGCCGCTGCTTCGCTTCCGGGAGGGGGAGGAGGTCATCCTCCGCGTGACCAACCGCCTGAAGGAGGACAGCTCCATTCACTGGCATGGCCTCCTCGTCCCCTTTGATATGGACGGCGTCCCGGGTGTGAGTTTTCCGGGCATCCGACCTGGTGAAACCTATGAATACCGCTACCGTGTGCGCCAGCACGGAACGTACTGGTACCACAGCCACAGCGGACTCCAGGAGCAGACGGGCATCTACGGCCCCATCATCATTGACCCCGAAGGTCCCGAGCCCTATCCCTACGACCGGGAGTATGTGGTCATGCTCAGCGACTGGACGTTCGAGAACCCCATGCGGGTGCTGAGCAATCTGCGCAAGTACCCGGGCTATTACAACTTCCAGCGGCGCACGCTGCTCGATCTACCCGAGGAAATCCGGGAAAAAGGCCTGAAGGCGGCCATTCAGGATCGCCTGGCCTGGGGACGCATGCGTATGGACGTGCGCGACCTCGTGGATATTACCGGAGCCACGTACACTTACCTCATGAACGGCCGGGCACCGGGGGATAACTGGACGGCCCTCTTCAAGCCCGGCGAACGCGTACGGCTGCGCTTCATCAACGCCGCGGCGGATAGCTTCTTTGACGTACGCATTCCGGGACTGCGCATGACGGTCATCCAGGCCGACGGGCAGTACGTGCAGCCCGTGGTGGTCGATGAGTTCCGCATTGGCATTGCCGAGACGTACGACGTCATCGTGGAGCCGAAGGAGGAGCAGGCCTATACCATTTTTGCCGAGTCGCTGGACCGCAGCGGCTATGCCCGCGGGACGCTGGCACCCCAGGAGGGGATGGAAGGCCCCATTCCGCCGCGCCGGAAGCCGCCCTACCGTTCGATGAAAGATATGGGAATGATGCACGGGGATATGGAGGGCATGTCCCATGGAAACATGCAGGGGATGTCCCACGGAGGCCACGGGATGATGATGGGCGGCATGGCCATGGCCGGCAAAGATAGCCAGCCCCCGGGAATGCCGCCGGCACCCAGGGCCCATCCAAAGGACCGGCACAGCCCGACCAATGCGGCCATTCCCATGATGACCTTCAGCCGGCTCCATGAACCGGGGATTGGACTGGGGCAGGATGGCTGGCGGGTGCTCGTCTATACGGATCTGAAGACGCTCTATCCCCGGGAAGATTTTCGTCCGCCCACGCGGGAGATTGAGATGCACCTGACGGGCAACATGGAGCGCTTCCTCTGGTCCATTGATGGCAAGGCCTATTCCGAAGCGCCCGAGCCCATTGAAATCAAGTACGGCGAGCGTGTGCGCCTTACGCTGGTCAACGATACCATGATGGAACACCCCATGCACCTCCACGGCATGTGGATGGAGCTGGAGAACGGGCATGGGCGCTGGATTCCCCGCAAGCACACGGTCATCGTCAAACCCGCCGAGCGTCTTTCCGTGCTCATTACCCCCGATGAGCCGGGGCCGTGGGTGTTCCATTGCCACATCCTCTATCACATGGAGATGGGGATGTTCCGTGTCTTCCAAGTCCTTGAACCCAAAGCCGAGACGTCCGATGAGAAGTATACGTAA
- a CDS encoding glutaredoxin family protein: MANVRILATRTCHHRPYLEKELSRRGIPYEVVYTDERPDLVARYHIRHSPVLLVDDEVVFMGMPEGKALEAWIAQYRSGSFKQR, translated from the coding sequence ATGGCAAACGTACGTATTCTGGCCACAAGGACCTGCCACCACCGGCCATACCTGGAAAAGGAGCTGAGTCGTCGCGGAATCCCCTACGAGGTGGTCTATACGGATGAACGCCCCGATCTCGTAGCACGGTACCACATTCGACATTCACCGGTACTGCTTGTCGATGACGAGGTCGTCTTCATGGGCATGCCGGAGGGGAAGGCGCTGGAAGCCTGGATAGCGCAATACCGTTCAGGTTCTTTTAAGCAAAGGTAG
- a CDS encoding Spy/CpxP family protein refolding chaperone — MRKLLIAGLLMSMPLLALGQQHGHMGGMMSQPDTTKKMMQGGMMGMMGGGMMQGGMMGGGMGMMGMVQQMGMMMQHPMHRAMAMVFALPYLEEELGLTEEQKKQLEALKQEFLQQHQATMQAMMGLHQTLMEKMQDPNASLDDIRATMQVMMNMGLNMHMLALETTRKMEQVLTEEQREKLRSFTPQQWMQAMMRHMPMMEMMHMMQMHGGMMGMGMMMGGGMGGMMQGGMRHGQMPMQRQH, encoded by the coding sequence ATGAGAAAGCTACTGATTGCGGGCCTGTTGATGAGCATGCCTTTACTGGCCCTGGGCCAGCAGCACGGACATATGGGCGGCATGATGTCCCAGCCCGATACGACCAAAAAAATGATGCAGGGCGGGATGATGGGTATGATGGGTGGAGGTATGATGCAGGGTGGTATGATGGGTGGCGGCATGGGAATGATGGGCATGGTGCAGCAGATGGGAATGATGATGCAGCACCCCATGCATCGGGCCATGGCCATGGTCTTCGCGCTGCCCTACCTGGAGGAAGAGCTGGGGCTGACCGAGGAGCAGAAGAAGCAGCTCGAAGCGCTGAAGCAGGAGTTTCTCCAGCAGCATCAGGCCACCATGCAGGCCATGATGGGACTGCACCAGACCCTTATGGAAAAGATGCAGGACCCCAATGCCTCGCTGGACGACATCCGGGCCACCATGCAGGTCATGATGAACATGGGGCTCAACATGCACATGCTGGCGCTGGAGACCACCCGGAAAATGGAGCAGGTGCTGACCGAAGAGCAGCGTGAGAAGCTCCGCAGCTTTACGCCTCAGCAGTGGATGCAGGCCATGATGCGCCACATGCCCATGATGGAGATGATGCACATGATGCAGATGCACGGCGGCATGATGGGGATGGGCATGATGATGGGCGGAGGCATGGGTGGCATGATGCAGGGCGGTATGAGGCATGGACAGATGCCCATGCAACGGCAGCATTGA